Genomic DNA from Hymenobacter jejuensis:
GCAACATTCGGGCGTGCGCACCCCCGACGTTGAGTGGCAAAACGGCCGGCCCGTAGATTTGCGCAACACCAATGGCTATCTGAATGCGTCGTTTCGCAGTACGCTCCGGCGCGGCTGGTCGGTGCAAACCGGCGTTGCCGCCACCCGCGACGAGCAAAAGCTGCATCTCGGCGTCCGGACTGCGGAGCCCGACGTGGCACAGGTGCACGAACTGGAACAATCGGTGGCAGGGCGCGTGGTGCTCACCAACGACTCGGTGAGCGCTTATTGGAACCTGAAAGTAGGCGCCGAAGGCTTGCAGCAGCGTTTTTTGCAAGATGCTTATTATCAAGATGATACCAAATTGCCAACTCGGGCTTTCGACGAGCAACGGGCCGCAGGATTTGCCGAGGCCAATATTTCCTTCACCAACCAATTGGTAGCCCGCGTGGGCGGCCGCACCGAATATTCGCGCGTGCTGGGCCGCTGGAATGCCGCGCCGCGGGTAGCGCTGGCCTACCAAACCGACGAATACAGCCAATTATCTGCCGCTTGGGGCGACTTCTACCAAACGCCGGCCAACGACCTGCTGCTCAGCGCCCACCGCAACCCCGATCTGCGTTTTGAGCGCGCCACTCACTATCTGCTTACCTATCAGCGCATTCACGACGACCGTACGCTGCGGGCCGAAGCTTACTACAAAAACTACGCACACCTGCTGCACTACGATGCCGCGCGACTCTACCAACCGACCGCTTATCAAAGCACCGGCACGGGCTACGCCCGCGGGCTAGACCTGTTTTGGCGCGACCGCAAAACCGTCAAAAACCTTGACTACTGGGTGAGCTACGGCCTGCTCGACACACGCCGCCAGCAGCGCGCCGACGCCAGCGTGGCCATGCCCACTTTTGCCTCGCGCCACAACCTGTCGGTGGTGAGCAAATACTGGGTGCAAAAGATGCACACGCTGTTTGGGGCGACTTACAGCTACGGCAGCCCACGCGCATCGTATGACCCTAGCTTTCAGCAGTTTCATACGCCTAGCTACCACGATCTTAGCGTCAACTTGAGCTACGTGACCACGCTGTGGAACAACCTGACCATCGTGCACGTGTCGTGCTCCAACGTGCTGGGCCGCCAGAACGTGTTTGGCTACCGGTACGGCGCCACGCCCACTGCCGACCTGAATTACGCCCGCGTGGCCATCACGCCTTCGGCTCCGCGCATGGTGTTTGTGGTGCTCATGATCTCGATCAACAAAAAACGCCCCGCCGACACGAACACCGCTCCGGAGTAATGAATTAGTAGGACAAAAAAGAATACCGCAGAACCCATCCGCGCTTAAAGCGATTGAGATGGGTTCTGCGGTATTATGTTTATAAAAACTTGATAATCAATATTTTACCTACGTATTAATTTGAGATGTGCTTGCGCTTTCTGACCATTTATGTGTAGGTAGTAGATTCCGTTGGCTGGCATCTGCTGCGAGAAATCAAGCTCTAGTAGCGAGCCGGCTGCGGCGGGGGTGAGTTTGCCAGTACCCAAAGTTGCGCCCACCGCGGAAACCAGCGTATAAGAAACCTCTCCTTGGAAAGCTTCTGGTAAGCTGAGGCGGAAGCGCCCGTTGTCGGAAGGGTTCGGATAGACAGCGGCTACCGAAGAAAAGCCCGAAGTCTTGTCGCCTTTAAGCGCCGCCGACAAGCCTGAGGCGGTGAGGGCGGCTTGGTTGGTTACCGTAAAGTTGACGGTGAGAGCCGTGCCAGCGGTTCCGTTGCCGCCACTGCTCGTGTAAGGCGTGGCTTTGAGAGTATAAGACCCTACTGGTGCCGGCCAAGCCGCGTAGTCAGGGCCGGAGTTGCCGAATAAGGCATAGGGGGCGCTGGTTTCGACTTGGGTGCGGTTTACGGTGCCGCTGAGCACCAGCACTACGCTGCCCACCGGATACGGGCTGGTGTTGGCCCGCACGTTCAGGTTTTGGGTCGGCAAGGTGGCCAGGTTGAGCACGTCGTTGGCCACCAAATCCCGGATCGGCTGGTCGGTGTCAGCATTCATCAAGGTCAAACTCGTGACTTGCTGTGGACTGCTCGGAACCGGATTGACGGTGATCTGGACTTGGTCGGCGGCGCTGGGGGCGTCGAGGTTGTCGGTGACCACCAAGCTGAAGACGTAAGTGCCGGCCTGGCTCAGGCCGCTGACGGTGGGGTTTTGCGCGGTTTTGCCGGGGCTGAAGGTGGCCGTCGTAGGTCCGCCGGCCTGGCTCCAGGTGTAGGTCTTGATCGAGCCGTCGTCGGTGCCCGCCCCGGCCAGCGTGACACTGCTGGTGGGCAGCGTGATCGTCTGGTCGGGCCCCGCATTGGCCACCGGTGCCGGGTTGCTGCCTGAAGCTGTACTCAGTACTTCGATGGCCGAGATCTTAGCGTTGTCTTTGCCGCCGGTATTGAGGGAGGTAAAGTTGAGGTTGAGCGTGCCGTCGCTGACCGTGACGGGGAATGACTCGACGGTGGCCACATTTGTCCCCACCTTTTTGAAAATATCGTAGGCCGATAGCACCTTATTACCTTCCAAGCTCACGTCGAACACACGCTGGCCCACGGCCGTCCAATAAATTTCGGCGAAGTGCAGCTTCACAGTGTACGTACCGTTGGCGATGGGCAGGGCGTAGCTGAAATTGGTGCCAAAGCGCTCGGTTTGGTACAAGGCATCGTCGGTGGTGCCAGCGATGGCAGAGCCCGTTGAATACGTGCTGCCGGGGTTCGGTGAAAAGTACTGATCCGTTGTAAAGGCCCCAATCGACGTAGTGAGCGCCCCGCCGCCACTATTGAGACGGTACACGGCCGTAGGCTGACCAGTCGGAACCGGATTGACGGTAATCTGGACTTGGTCGGCGGCGCTGGGGGCGTCGAGGTTGTCGGTGACCACCAAGCTGAAGACGTAGGTGCCGGCCTGGCTCAGGCCGCTGACGCTGGGGTTCTGCGCGGTTTTGCCGGGGCTGAAGGTGGCCGTCAGGGGGCCGCTGGCCTGGCTCCAGGTGTAGGTCTTGACCGAGCCGTCGTCGGTGCCCGCCCCGGCCAGCGTAACGCTGCTGGTGGGCAGGGTAATGGTCTGGTCGGGGCCCGCATTGGCCACCGGCGCCGGGTTGCCACCCGACGTAGCATTGAAGATTTCGATGGCCGAAATTTTGGGGCGGTCCACACCGCCGTCGGCGGCCAGCGCGCTAAAATAGATGTTGAGCGTGCCGTCGGAGACGGTGGTAGTAAAGGTTTCGGTGGTAGCCGTAAAGGCACCTACCTTGCGGATGATATCATAATTGTCGAGCACCTTAGCGCCTTCGATAGATACGTCAAAGATGCGCTGCCCCACGCTGGACCAATAGATATCGGCGAAGTGCAGCGTCACAGTATACGTGCCGTTGGCCACCGGAAAATCGTAGCTATAAGCCCCTTTATCGGTGGACGAGCTACGCTCGGTTTGGTAGAGGGCATCGTCGTTGGTACCCGCAATGGCGTTGCCGGTCGAGTAAGTATACGCCGAGCCCGAATAATACTGATCGGGGGCGAAGGTACCCAGCGAAGTGGTTAAAGTGCCACCCCCCGCGTTGATGCGGTACACGGCTGGGCCGCCCGCGGTGGCTGGGTTTACATAAATCGTAACCTGATCGGCGATGCTGGTCAGGGTTTTGTTGTCCGTGACGACGAGCGAAAATGTGTAGCTCCCGGCCTGGGTCAGGCCGCTGACGGTGGGGTTGGCCACCGAGGTGCTCGAGAAGCTTGCCGTGGCCGGGCCGCCGGCTTGGCTCCAAGTATAGCCCGTGATGGTGCTGCCGCTGGCCGGCGTACCCGACCCAGCCAAGATTACCGAGCTAGTGGGTAGATTGATCGTTTGGTCGGGCCCCGCGTTGGCGAGCGGAGGCGTACCCGACGGGGCGGAGTCGTCGGCGCCCGCTACCCATTGGATCAGGCGTTGGGCAAATGCCTTGTTCTGAACGCGGCTCAAATACGTGCCATCACCGGCGTTCCAAAAGCAGTTGCGATCGAAAAAGCCTGCGGCCCGACCCTGTCCGATTTTGGCTACCGACAGGGCCGCATCATTGGCCTGCAGCGGGCCGTCTAGGCTGTTGAGGTGCGCGGCAATCGGCGGTAGGTTCGCAATAATAGTTGCCGGGGTAGTCGTCCGGATGGGGCTTACGCCTTCGGCCTCGATAGTAAGCCCGGCGTTTTTGTTGAAGTTGTTAATGTAGTGATTTACAGCCCATTGATCCATTGTGAAGGCGCCCTGGGTGTTGTCGTGCAGAAACTGCATCCCGAACTGGAGCATGATGTCGTTGTCGCTCAACATTCCTTCGGAGCTATTGGCGCCACCGTTCTGCCAGCCAAAGGCCGCATCGGACCAGGCCACTACGCCACCGCCGGCATTTACCCACGTAGCTACGGCAGCGGCTTCGGCGGCAGTGAAGCGCCGGTTATTTGAGCTCAGTATCAGTACTTTATAACCGTTGAGCGTAGCCGCATTCAGCGTAGTATTGGCATCCAGCGCTTCGGTGGTCGTGAACCCGGCATCCAGCAGCGCCTGATTGAATTGCGACATGCCCAAGCTGCCCGTGTCCGACAGCTTCATGTCGTGGATGGAGGGCGGAATGCTGCCGTACAGGTATAGAATCTTTGGTTTTGAGCCCGATACCGTGAACGTTATGTTGGCAGTCGCATCGGGGTAGCCGGTGGCTTTGGCCGTGATGCTGGCCGTGTAGGTGCCGGCGGCGAGGCTGCCGGCGTTGGCCGTTACCTTTATTTCGGTGCCGCCCAGCAGGTCGATGGTGCCGGAAGTAGGGCTTACGCTCAGCCACGCCGGCAGGCCGCTTGTATCGATGGAGTAGGAGGGATTGCCGCTCTTGGTCCACAAAATGATATCACGGCTGGCGCTGGCACCGGCCACGGCACTCAGGGTAACCTGGCTGGGCCAAAAGCCGATGGTGTTGTTGGGGGTGCGGGTCTGGCTGCGTTTGCGGGTAGTGGTTTGTGGGTTGGTAGATTGGTTGAGGCCGCCGTTGGCCACAATGTATTCATTACCAATCATTTCCGCACTGGGGCCAAACAGGTTGACTGGCAGGGGCAATTGCTCCGTCCAGCTATCGGTGGCAGGGTTGTAGACCGTTACGTTGGGAATGACGTTGTCGGTGCCGTTGGGGCGGCCGCTGCGGCCGCCGGCCAATACGATGGTGCCATCCACGACGCAAGTGGCAGGCTCTGAGTGCGAACGGACATACGGCATGTCCTGCAACCGCGTCCAGACATCCGTCGAGGGGTCATAGACCTGCACGTAGTTCACGTCGGCAATTGCCCCGTCGTGACCGGTCTGGCCGCCCAGCGCGTAGATTTTGCCGGCGACCGCCCCGCTGGCAAAGTGGCAGCGGGGCAAGGGCATGCCTGCTGCCACGCCCCACCCGGCCCCGACGTTGTTCAGGTCGAGCACGTAGTGGGCCATCGAGCCCGTCTGGCGGTCTTCCAGCAGGCCCCCAAACGAGTGCAGCTTCCGGCCTATCCGGACCAGAGCGTTGCCGCCGCTCTTGGTGGGTAGCGGCGTGCCTTGGCTCCAGGTGTTGGTGGCTACGTCGTAGATCTGCAGCTTGTCGGAGTTAGGACCACCGCTCTGGCCCGACAAAAATCCGCCGGCGACATACACCTTCGTGCCATCGACGGCGATACCGGCATGGGTGACCGGAAAAGGCATATCAGCAATGTAGGACCAAGTGTTGGTGGCGGGGTCGTACACCTGGCACTTGGCCGTCGTGGTCACGCTGGGCGAGTCAAAGCCCGAGAACACGTACATCTTGTTGTTGATCATCACGCTGAAGCCAACCCAAGTAGGCGTGCCCGAAGGGGCCACGGTTACCCAGTTGCCGGTCTGGGCCCACCCAGGGGTAGCGCCTCCCAGCAGAAATAACACCAGCAGACCAATAAACAGCAGGCTTCTGACGGCCATCTGGGTAGAGTTTAATACGTATTTCATTGTGAATCAGTTGTTTATGTACCTGCTTCGTATGTGCTTGACTTCAGGCGTATTGGGGCTAGGCCGGGCCCGCTATGTCGGGGGGGGCGTGCCTCGGGGTTGGGTAAGGGCGTGTTTTTCCCCAACCCCGGGCAGGAGTGCCCCTCTTGGGACCCGCCTCATTCGCGCATGAGCTTGATTTGGGTATTCAGCTTCTGGTTCTCCAGCCGCAGGTAGTAGACGCCCACATTTTTCACCTGCTCCGAGAAATCCAGCTCCAGCGTAGTCGTGGGCTCGGGCAAGTTGATCGTCTTGCTCGCCAGCGTCGTCCCGATTACAGATACCAGGCTATAAGTAACCTGTCCTTGCACGGGCTGCGAAAGCGCCAGCCGGAAATGCCCATCAGTTGAAGGGTTGGGGTAGGCCGTTACCAGCGTAGAAATGCCCGGCCGGGCTTCTTTTTTCAGCGCGGCCGGCCCACCGGCAAACGCCGCATTGTTGATGACCGAGAAGCTGAGGGTCAGGGCGGTACCGGCCGTGCCTACAGTGGCTACGGTCGTGAAGGGCGTAGCCGTGAGGGAATAATTGCCCAGCGCGGGCGTCCAGGGGCTGGTGGCGCCAAATAGCAGGTAAGGCGAAACGGCCCGGGTTACGTGCTGCACAGCCGTACCACCCAGCGCAAACCTGACGCTATCGACCACGGCCGGATTGGCATTGGCCCGGATGTTCAGATGCTGCGTCGATAAGGTGGCCAGGTTGAGCACGTCGTTGGCCACCAGGTCGCGGATCGTCAGGCCGGTGTCGGCGTCGAGGAGCGTGAAGCTGACCACCTGCGAAGCGGGCGCCGGAGCCGGTACCGGATTGACGGTGATCGTAACTTGGTCGGCCGGGCTGGGTACATCCAGATTGTCGGTGACCACCAGCGAGAAGACGTAGGTGCCGGCTAGCGTCAGGCCGCTGGCGGTGGGGCCGGCCACGGCGGCACTCGGCGCAAAAGTCGCCGTGGCCGGCCCGCTGACCTGCGTCCAAGCGTAGGTTTTGATCGTGCCGTCGTCCGTGCCCGCCCCGGCCAGCGTGACGCTGCTCGTGGGCAGGGTGATGGTCTGATCCGGCCCGGCGTTGGCTACCGGCGCGGTGTTGGCTGGCTTCACGATGACGGTCACCTGGTCGGGCGCACTGGCAAGATCCAGGTTGTCCGTAACGATTAAGTCGAAGACGTAGGTGCCCTCCAGCAAGGCACTGGCAGTGAGGGAGGCGGTAGCCGCCCCGCTTAAGGTAGCGGTACCGGGCCCGCTGACCTGGCTCCAGGCGTAAGTCTTGATCGAGCCGTCGTCGGTGCCCGCCCCTACCAGCGTGACGCTATTAGTCGGCAAGGTGATCGTCTTATCCAAGCCCGCATCGGCCACCGGAGCCGGGTTGACCTTGGGTGGGCTAACCGTAATTGTAACCTGGTCGGCCGGGCTAGGTACATCTAGGTCGTCGGTGACCACCAGCGAGAAGACGTAGGTGCCGGCTAGCGTCAGGCCGCTGGCGGTGGGGCCGGCCACGGCGGCACTCGGCGCAAAAGTCGCCGTGGCCGGCCCGCTGACCTGCGTCCAAGCGTAGGTTTTGATCGTGCCGTCGTCCGTGCCCGCCCCGGCCAGCGTGACGCTGCTCGTGGGCAGATTAATCGTTTGGTCCGGACCCGCGTTGGCCACCGGCGCGGTGTTGACCTTAGGTGGCTGGTTGGTTACCGTAAAGCTGACGGTCAGGGCCGTGCCGGCCGTGCCGTTGCCGTTGCCAGCCGTGAAGGGGGTTCCCTTTATTGAGTACGCGCCGACGACAATAGCCGGCGTCCAAGCCGCGTAGTCAGCACCGGAGTTTCCGAACAGCGCATACGGCGCACCAGTCTCGCTTTGGGTGCGACTCTGGGTGCCGCTGAGCACCATCACCACGCTGCCTACTGGATACGGACTGGTGTTCGCCCGAATGTTGAGGTTCTTGGTGGGCAGCGTGGCCAGATTGAGTACGTCGTTGGCCACCAGATCCCGGATCGGCTGGTCGGTGTCGGCGTTGATCAGCGTAAAGCTGACCACCTGCTGTGCCGCCGCCGGGGCTGCATTGACCGTGATGCTCACCTGGTCGGCGGGGCTGCTCAGGGTTTTGCTATCCGTGACGATCAGTGCGAAGACGTAGGTACCCGGCGTCGTCAGGCCGCTGACGGTGGGGTTGACGACGGTTTTGCTGGGCGTGAAGGTGGCCGTCGTCGGCCCGCTGACCTGCGTCCAGGCGTAGCCCGTGATGGTGCTGCCGCTGGCGGCCGTGCCCGCCCCGGCCAGCGTGACGCTGCTGGCGGGCAGGGTGATGGTCTGATCTGGCCCGGCGTTGGCTACCGGCGGCGTACCGGTTGTAGTGCTAAGTATCTCAATAGCAGATACTTTGGGGTTGTCTTTGCCGCCGGTATTGAGGGAGGTAAAGTTGAGGTTGAGCGTGCCGTCGCTGACCGTGACCGGGAAAGTTTCGACGGTAGCTGTCTTGGCGCCCACTTTTTTGACGATGTCATAGGCAGTCAAGACTTTGGTGCCTTCCAGGCTCACGTCGAACACGCGCTGGCCCAAGGCCGTCCAGTACAGCTCGGCGAAGTGCAGCTTCACAGTGTACGTACCGTTGGCGATGGGCAGGGCGTAGGCGAAGGCTCCGTTAGTGCCGTACCGCTCGGTTTGGTACAAGGCATCGTCGGTGGTGCCGGCGATGGCCGCGCTCGTCGAAAAGGTGCTGCCCGGCGTAGGCGAAAAGTACTGGTCGGTGGCGAAGGCTCCGATCGAGGTGGTAAGCGCCCCGCCGCCGGAGTTGAGCCGATAGATAGCCGTAGGCTGGCCAGTGGATGCTGGGTTAACCGTGATGCTCACCTGGTCGGCGGGGCTGCTCAGGGTTTT
This window encodes:
- a CDS encoding TonB-dependent receptor, yielding MKRLLLPLLLLLLTALPLLAQTPATTLSGTVRDAAGQPLPGANVFLKSTFDGASTDSVGRFRFTTRQTGTLSLVVTLLSYQLQEQPVVLDGTVKHFAITLKAARNELGSVVITAGAFEASDEKRATVLTSRDVVTTAGALADVAGALNTLPGITRNGEEGKLFVRGGAAGETKQYLDGLPLQSPYNASVSGVPARGRFTPDLFKGTVFSTGGYSAEYGQALSAAVILNSVDLEPETQTGISLLSLGQVSLSQRQRWERSSVAVTGNYMNMKPYFGLVPQRLLTAYESGGGSVAFRQRTGDVGMLKVYGAFTGQHSGVRTPDVEWQNGRPVDLRNTNGYLNASFRSTLRRGWSVQTGVAATRDEQKLHLGVRTAEPDVAQVHELEQSVAGRVVLTNDSVSAYWNLKVGAEGLQQRFLQDAYYQDDTKLPTRAFDEQRAAGFAEANISFTNQLVARVGGRTEYSRVLGRWNAAPRVALAYQTDEYSQLSAAWGDFYQTPANDLLLSAHRNPDLRFERATHYLLTYQRIHDDRTLRAEAYYKNYAHLLHYDAARLYQPTAYQSTGTGYARGLDLFWRDRKTVKNLDYWVSYGLLDTRRQQRADASVAMPTFASRHNLSVVSKYWVQKMHTLFGATYSYGSPRASYDPSFQQFHTPSYHDLSVNLSYVTTLWNNLTIVHVSCSNVLGRQNVFGYRYGATPTADLNYARVAITPSAPRMVFVVLMISINKKRPADTNTAPE
- a CDS encoding malectin domain-containing carbohydrate-binding protein; the encoded protein is MKYVLNSTQMAVRSLLFIGLLVLFLLGGATPGWAQTGNWVTVAPSGTPTWVGFSVMINNKMYVFSGFDSPSVTTTAKCQVYDPATNTWSYIADMPFPVTHAGIAVDGTKVYVAGGFLSGQSGGPNSDKLQIYDVATNTWSQGTPLPTKSGGNALVRIGRKLHSFGGLLEDRQTGSMAHYVLDLNNVGAGWGVAAGMPLPRCHFASGAVAGKIYALGGQTGHDGAIADVNYVQVYDPSTDVWTRLQDMPYVRSHSEPATCVVDGTIVLAGGRSGRPNGTDNVIPNVTVYNPATDSWTEQLPLPVNLFGPSAEMIGNEYIVANGGLNQSTNPQTTTRKRSQTRTPNNTIGFWPSQVTLSAVAGASASRDIILWTKSGNPSYSIDTSGLPAWLSVSPTSGTIDLLGGTEIKVTANAGSLAAGTYTASITAKATGYPDATANITFTVSGSKPKILYLYGSIPPSIHDMKLSDTGSLGMSQFNQALLDAGFTTTEALDANTTLNAATLNGYKVLILSSNNRRFTAAEAAAVATWVNAGGGVVAWSDAAFGWQNGGANSSEGMLSDNDIMLQFGMQFLHDNTQGAFTMDQWAVNHYINNFNKNAGLTIEAEGVSPIRTTTPATIIANLPPIAAHLNSLDGPLQANDAALSVAKIGQGRAAGFFDRNCFWNAGDGTYLSRVQNKAFAQRLIQWVAGADDSAPSGTPPLANAGPDQTINLPTSSVILAGSGTPASGSTITGYTWSQAGGPATASFSSTSVANPTVSGLTQAGSYTFSLVVTDNKTLTSIADQVTIYVNPATAGGPAVYRINAGGGTLTTSLGTFAPDQYYSGSAYTYSTGNAIAGTNDDALYQTERSSSTDKGAYSYDFPVANGTYTVTLHFADIYWSSVGQRIFDVSIEGAKVLDNYDIIRKVGAFTATTETFTTTVSDGTLNIYFSALAADGGVDRPKISAIEIFNATSGGNPAPVANAGPDQTITLPTSSVTLAGAGTDDGSVKTYTWSQASGPLTATFSPGKTAQNPSVSGLSQAGTYVFSLVVTDNLDAPSAADQVQITVNPVPTGQPTAVYRLNSGGGALTTSIGAFTTDQYFSPNPGSTYSTGSAIAGTTDDALYQTERFGTNFSYALPIANGTYTVKLHFAEIYWTAVGQRVFDVSLEGNKVLSAYDIFKKVGTNVATVESFPVTVSDGTLNLNFTSLNTGGKDNAKISAIEVLSTASGSNPAPVANAGPDQTITLPTSSVTLAGAGTDDGSIKTYTWSQAGGPTTATFSPGKTAQNPTVSGLSQAGTYVFSLVVTDNLDAPSAADQVQITVNPVPSSPQQVTSLTLMNADTDQPIRDLVANDVLNLATLPTQNLNVRANTSPYPVGSVVLVLSGTVNRTQVETSAPYALFGNSGPDYAAWPAPVGSYTLKATPYTSSGGNGTAGTALTVNFTVTNQAALTASGLSAALKGDKTSGFSSVAAVYPNPSDNGRFRLSLPEAFQGEVSYTLVSAVGATLGTGKLTPAAAGSLLELDFSQQMPANGIYYLHINGQKAQAHLKLIRR